A genomic stretch from Triticum urartu cultivar G1812 unplaced genomic scaffold, Tu2.1 TuUngrouped_contig_5219, whole genome shotgun sequence includes:
- the LOC125528927 gene encoding NAC domain-containing protein 22-like yields MAMAAVASSTMEVDQDLPGFRFHPTEEELLGFYPPGKKPPFDIIGTLNIYRHDPWDLPGMAKIGEREWYFFVPRDRKAGSGGRPNRTTERGFWKATGSDRAIRSTGDPKRVIGLKKTLVFYQGRAPRGTKTDWVMNEYRLPDNGAPPPQEDTVLCKVYRKATPLKELEQRAFQMEEMKQRSGGNGGYGYSGATRACPVPAAGDFYLSQSDDVQDNFLIPSSSSSSSSSVALSGNSSSHDAPRVAKEEADVATATVASTSSLSQAANAPFHLQLPAVNPPCGLQLPAANHGMSNMSSLQLPAASQGVVDLPSLQLPAASSHGVFDWLNDPFLTQLRSPWQDQHCMSPYVHLLY; encoded by the exons ATGGCAATGGCAGCAGTGGCGTCGTCGACCATGGAGGTCGATCAGGACCTCCCGGGCTTCCGGTTCCACCCCACGGAGGAGGAGCTCCTCGGCTTCTACCCCCCGGGCAAGAAGCCCCCCTTCGACATCATCGGCACCCTCAACATCTACCGCCACGATCCCTGGGATCTTCCTG GGATGGCAAAGATCGGGGAGAGGGAGTGGTACTTCTTCGTGCCGCGTGACCGGAAGGCGGGGAGCGGCGGGCGGCCGAACAGGACGACGGAGCGGGGGTTCTGGAAGGCCACGGGCTCCGACAGGGCCATCCGGAGCACCGGCGACCCCAAGCGTGTCATCGGCCTCAAGAAGACACTTGTCTTCTACCAGGGCCGCGCTCCCCGGGGCACAAAGACGGACTGGGTCATGAATGAGTACcgcctccccgacaacggcgcgccgccgccccaggAGGACACGGTGCTGTGCAAGGTGTACCGGAAGGCAACGCCGCTCAAGGAGCTCGAGCAAAGAGCCTTTCAGATGGAGGAGATGAAGCAGAGGTCCGGCGGCAACGGTGGGTACGGCTACAGTGGCGCGACCAGAGCGTGCCCGGTCCCGGCAGCCGGCGACTTCTACCTGTCGCAGTCCGACGACGTCCAGGACAACTTCCTgatcccctcctcctcctcctcctcgtcgtcgtcggtGGCACTATCCGGCAACAGCAGCAGCCACGACGCGCCCAGGGTGGCCAAGGAGGAAGCAGACGTCGCCACGGCCACTGTCGCGTCGACGTCGTCTCTGTCGCAAGCGGCGAACGCCCCCTTCCATCTTCAGCTTCCGGCCGTGAACCCACCCTGCGGCCTCCAGCTACCGGCGGCGAACCATGGGATGTCGAACATGTCCAGCCTACAGCTACCGGCGGCGAGCCAGGGTGTTGTGGACCTGCCCAGCCTGCAGCTCCCGGCGGCGAGCAGCCACGGAGTGTTCGACTGGCTAAATGACCCGTTCCTGACGCAGCTGCGCAGCCCGTGGCAGGACCAGCATTGCATGTCCCCTTACGTCCATCTGCTATACTAG